In Nicotiana tabacum cultivar K326 chromosome 17, ASM71507v2, whole genome shotgun sequence, one DNA window encodes the following:
- the LOC107816338 gene encoding P-loop NTPase domain-containing protein LPA1 homolog 2-like, with protein sequence MAGEVTKLLYIVVIDDEEKREEGKESFRYTRPVLQSTLQLMGCKPRHAFKISGTVFKLIRSEWMGDNLVPVDRELSRQDDSKGLHPNEANNNIDACLDKVDDRSKSKPFELYKKRTTVVVRRETFLDVVCNALTEYKYMGPNQRADLALACRIRERKDSVTVLLCGTSGCGKSTLSALLGSRLGITTVVSTDSIRHMMRSFVDEKQNPLLWASTYHAGEYLDPIAVSEAKAKQHKANKLAGISTPPLQKKDGVNGVAVGKSPLEVISSAVDVISSKQMAIEGYKAQSEMVIDSLDRLIIAWEKGKESVVVEGVHLSLNFVMGLMKKHPSIIPVMVYIANEEKHLERFAVRAKYMTLDPAKNKYVKYIRNIRTIQEYLCNRADKHLVPKINNTNVDKSVAAIHARVFSCLRRREAREQLYDPITNTAAIIDEEYRNQCAANRISSKGMYQLIQRQGSSRQLMTLVNDEGSVATAWPVYTLGIDRKTILDPSFADGKATPVYGPLHIGKAEPINLQFGQFGISAWLNDTGGGSSHASSFDESRGDLTDNGSKYFSSCCASPRFSEGHAKELKEEQSVHGSDDDEEVDEPPEIDSDEDLTDAGSVQIDGELDGSVDEDYTQSNDEYDDLAILDIQEYGYSTDDDDKDIYNKFESNKKTIPLSGDQLPDESYEIEEQKYKQNTDHFRSKSEMLFKSPPDFYSSFLGEKNEKKVSVFGNVRTRKRSNSIATHGQYGAFTNAYSFSEAIPR encoded by the exons ATGGCAGGTGAGGTGACGAAGCTGTTGTATATAGTGGTAATAGACGATGAGGAGAAAAGAGAGGAAGGTAAAGAGTCGTTCAGGTATACGCGTCCTGTTCTTCAGAGCACACTGCAGCTTATGGGATGCAAACCCCGACACGCGTTTAAG ATTAGCGGAACAGTCTTTAAATTGATAAGAAGTGAATGGATGGGCGATAATTTGGTTCCGGTGGATAGAGAGCTGTCAAGACAGGATGATTCAAAAGGACTTCATCCGAACGAGGCCAATAACAATATTGATGCATGCTTAGATAAAGTGGATGATAGAAGTAAGAGCAAGCCATTTGAGTTATACAAAAAGCGGACTACCGTGGTTGTCAGAAGAGAAACTTTTCTTGATGTCGTTTGCAATGCTCTAACTGAATACAAATATATGGGACCCAACCAGAGAGCTGACTTAGCTTTAGCTTGCAG GATCCGGGAAAGAAAAGATTCTGTTACCGTGCTATTATGCGGGACTAGTGGCTGTGGAAAATCAACCTTATCTGCGCTGCTG GGAAGCAGATTGGGAATAACAACTGTAGTGTCTACTGACTCCATCCGACATATGATGAGGAGTTTTGTAGATGAAAAGCAAAACCCTCTACTTTGGGCTTCAACCTACCATGCTGGGGAATATTTGGATCCAATAGCTGTTTCTGAAGCAAAGGCaaaacaacataaagcaaataagcTAGCTGGTATTTCAACCCCTCCACTGCAAAAAAAAGATGGTGTAAATGGTGTGGCAGTTGGAAAATCACCTCTTGAGGTTATATCAAGCGCGGTTGATGTGATTAGTTCCAAACAAATGGCAATTGAAGGATATAAGGCACAGAGTGAGATGGTAATTGATAGCCTTGATCGATTAATCATTGCATGGGAAAAAGGGAAAGAATCAGTGGTCGTGGAGGGCGTTCATCTGAGCCTTAACTTTGTC ATGGGACTAATGAAGAAGCACCCCTCGATTATACCTGTTATGGTCTACATTGCGAATGAAGAGAAACATTTAGAACGGTTTGCAGTACGTGCAAAGTACATGACTCTGGATCCTGCAAAAAACAAGTACGTTAAATATATACGCAACATTCGGACAATACAAGAATACCTCTGTAACCGAGCTGATAAACATTTGGTGCCAAAGATTAATAACACCAATGTTGATAAAAGTGTGGCCGCTATTCATGCGAGGGTTTTCAGCTGCTTACGGAGGCGAGAGGCAAGGGAACAACTTTATGATCCAATTACCAACACAGCTGCCATCATTGATGAGGAATACAGGAATCAGTGTGCCGCCAATCGCATTAGTTCTAAGGGGATGTATCAACTGATTCAGAGACAAGGTTCTTCTAGGCAGTTGATGACTCTTGTGAATGATGAAGGATCGGTAGCAACGGCTTGGCCAGTTTACACATTAGGTATTGATAGAAAGACTATTCTCGACCCTTCCTTTGCTGATGGAAAAGCGACACCTGTGTATGGACCACTCCATATTGGTAAAGCTGAACCTATTAATCTGCAATTTGGCCAATTTGGGATCAGTGCTTGGCTCAATGATACTGGTGGCGGTTCAAGTCATGCCAGTAGTTTTGATGAATCAAGGGGAGATCTGACAGACAATGGCAGTAAGTATTTTTCTTCTTGCTGCGCCTCTCCAAGGTTTTCTGAAGGACATGCGAAGGAG CTCAAAGAGGAACAATCTGTACATGGTAGTGATGATGATGAAGAGGTAGATGAGCCACCTGAGATAGACAGTGATGAGGATCTTACTGATGCTGGCTCCGTACAAATAGACGGGGAG TTGGATGGCTCAGTGGATGAGGACTATACCCAATCAAATGATGAGTATGATGATCTTGCCATACTTGATATTCAAGAATATGGTTATTCGACTGATGATGATGACAAAGACATATATAATAAATTCGAGTCGAATAAAAAGACAATTCCACTTTCAGGAGACCAGCTACCTGATGAAAGTTACGAAATAGAAGAACAGAAGTATAAGCAGAATACTGATCACTTCAGAAGTAAAAGTGAAATGCTGTTCAAATCACCTCCAGATTTCTACTCTTCTTTCCTTGGAGAGAAGAATGAGAAGAAAGTTTCAGTTTTTGGCAATGTTAGGACAAGAAAACGTTCTAACAGCATTGCAACCCATGGACAGTATGGTGCCTTTACAAATGCTTACAGTTTTTCAGAAGCAATACCTAGGTAG